tctcccatacaaccgatcattcagataagacgattttggccattcctgccgcaatttagaaagtataaacatgaaactcggtgatatatattctaatatatcatagaagatatcctaaaaaaatcactttgatcggagctatatatagctatatcccatacaaccgatcgttcagatagaaagatttttggtcatttctcccttagtttccaatataaaaacgtgaagcttggtgatatatattttaatatatcatagaagattttcagaaaaaatcactttgatcggagctacatatatatagtatatatcccatacaaccgatcgttcagatagaaagatttttggccatttctcccttagtttccaatataaaaacgtgaagcttggtgatatatattctaatatatcacagaagatttcctgtaaaaatcatttcgatcggagctatatataatatatatcccatacaaccgatcgttcagatcaggggtttttttgccattttttattttatatttatcttaaaaatcatttaggtatgtacaccggttcactatatatttcttatcttatacatcggattatttggagattacgaacgggatacgattattgttcagccccattcatgaaaggtatgaagtcttcggcacagccgaagacagtcccgtccttacttgtttttaatcattttattttcaaggttttagtctttatttaattgcatattatttctcattctatttagttcatttagtgactcattattacaaggactcttttctgacaatttgttacaatctaagtcctcaatacataatcctttcaaagactttactcgactctgcgccacgtatgcttgtccctccttcaactccaaaatattttgatgtcatttccaCCGTACTGTATGCAATATACTACATACATGAACAGAAATGACCTATGATGTCCGAACACAtttgatccaaatatgagccaaatcggaccacaaatacgatttttgtgaatatcttgatcctctcgacacctagcggcgattttctcaTAGATGGCcggccttctattcttgtatgtattatgtgttccaaatatgagccatatcggactacaaatacgatttttgtgaatatctcgatccttgcgccccctagcgacgatttcttattattgcattgtcatcgggttctgaataattacaaaattcgttcacaacggccgtgcagccgtgcagcctgtgaagtcaacctaaataaaaccgtttaaaaaatatagcGTTCCGATCAAAATAACTGACGAtactttgataaaaaatcgataacaaaccaataacaagCCCACACcttgtcgataacaaaccaataataaGCCTTTATAAAACTGATAACTCGTCGGTAACCGACGACAAAgcccgaaatagtgccgaaataacTCGAGATCGTTATCACCATATATCGACTTTTAAAACAGCCTATCTAAGAATATTACCAAAAACGTTCTTTTTCATGATATTTCTCAAAAACGCCTTTCCtccgaattcggttgaagaatgcgCTATCTCAGATTaccaaaaaaatactaaaaaatttacgaaaaaaggCGATTATCCAAAGTTTTTCCgaagtgatcccgaaatgatccaaaAATGGTGACGATATAAATAATTGCCCAGAAAGAATcgcaaaacaatcccgaaattttACGAAAGGAAAAAAATGTCCTGAAATTCTGAGCGAAGCACTTTTGTTGGCAAATAGTCACATGGTCATAAAGTATTGTTCGTCGAAGGATGAGTTAGGACTCAGGAAAACCAGAGTCGAGTATTGATGACACTTGCTTTCCTAATGAATGCACATTAATTTGGTGGTACTATTTGAGTCAAGCATACTCACCGTGCTGGGGAGTTGTAACTAGTCGAAATGATGGGCAGATGAGTGGTGGATGACCAAGTCGCCTATTCAAGATAACGGGAGAAGCGAGCGTGTGACGTTGAAGTCGGCCAACGGTGCCAAAGCTGGGGCTGTTCAGTATATTTAGGTGCACCGGGCAATGCCCCTGTAACACTCCAATAAAAATTGATGGTTGACCTCCTGTAAGCCCTAATAGCTCCGCCGAGCGCTTAGAGTCAACCACGGGCCAGGAAGAGCTCATGTCAATAGGTAGTGTCGGTCTTATCGGTTTGACTGGTGCAAATCCttacttcttacttaattggcgcttaacagtttaatcggttatggccgtctaacagGGCCGTCTAacagtcgcttcttttctctgtcatccggcgccaattgatcacaccaagggaggtTATATCATTTTcctcctggtccttccagcggagcggGGACAGCCCtctgcctctgcttccataggcgggttccgatagaaaatctttcttggccggagcgtcatctttcatacgcataacatggcctagccagcgcagccggcgcgttttaattcgctggactatgttgatgtctgcatagagCTCGTACAAGCTCATCGTGAAgccttcttcggtattcgccatcgccaacacgtagaggtccataaatccttCGAAggacttttttctcgaacactcccagagccgctttatatgatgttgtcatggtccatgctgctgcaccatatatcaggacgggtacgataagtgacttgcagagtatGATTTCCGTTTGCCAAGAGAGCCATAGCCCTCGACTAGACAGTGGCACTTTTAAAGCAGCTTCAGTATATGAGTAGATGCTATATATAGTTCAAAACAGTTTTAGCGGCGGATATCATACCATATACCTCAACGTTTATAGCGTCGACCTCCGCCTGTAAGACGCTACAGTGATCGGACCTACGATTCCGACTAACAACGCGCTCATTGCAAAAAATTATACGCCCCTCCTCAGCGTGAACACAAGAAGGGGCTAGTGATTTTCATCAGCAGTTCACAATAGCCCCTCGACAGAAGTTCAAGGCCGCCAAAGCCTTCCAAGCCTTATGCTCCACATAAGGCTTTCATGGAAGCTTCCTCTTATGAACAATCTCAAGGTTACTAACCCTGTTAGACACCACACCACCAACCAGAGGTTGACCTATATTCCGGAATCTTGTACCTCCGCGTCAACACAACAAGCTGTGGGGTGAACTGTCAACCCTCCATACAGATAATTGGAACAAAATTGTTCTGTGAAACgatgaagtgaaaaaaatttcttacatttgaatacatttttgttGGAAAGTTTTTTTCATTTCATCTTTTCACAGAACAAGAGTCCAAAAAAAACCTTCACTGCAAGAGGAAGTATATGGTTCCAGCGTAGGCATGGAATGGAGCCAAGGCCTGTTCAAGGGAGAAATCTTGCGAAGGCGATAGGAGTTTTAGAGCTGGTTGAAGTTCCACTCTGACTTTGCGTGTTTCGATACTTTCTCTTCTGAAAAAAAACCGGACATCCATGTCACCCTGTAAAACGTCTCTCAGCCAAGACTGGTCGGTTCATCCGCATAAGCCACCTACACTAAAGATTTTGAAGCTGGTCGTTCATTACACCCGAAGTAGGTAAGAAAGATCACCCTCTTTGCCTTTGTCACCTTTCTTAGAGCCGTTGCTTCTCTTTTTCGTTGTCTATAATTGCGCCACGTAGTTCGCGGAGAACTACAAAGGATGCTAAAGATATTGAACGTCTGAAACACTTGTACTTTCCAACATGGATTTTTTTGACAATTTCAAATACTTTAttacaaaaaccgaaaaattcaTCAAAAATATATGTATCTCCAGTGACCGTACAATTAGCCTTTGCGATAAAATTTGCCATCGGTACCTTCAAGTAAACTAAAATTTTCTAAACAAATTGCATCACATTTATCTATCATTACTTGGTTTACGCCAATATTTTCTGTACTTTTGGTTGATTTCATTGAGTTCCTAACAAACTCGGACAATGCATTCGCACCATCCAAAACTGTCACTGGCATACCTAGTGCACCGATTGCATCACCTTGTGTGCATTTGCAAGTTCTTGGCAAACGTGTGCCGCCTTTATGCGGTAAGGCATCGGGTAAAAGGCTCATCGTATGGACACCCCTTTCAACACAAACATTACGATCACCACACGACAAACAACGAACTCCACTCGTTATAATACCTGGCGGTTTTGGACAATCCACTGTATTTTGTATTGATCTTATTCGTGATTCTAAACTACCAAAAGTCATGGCAACATAACGCTTAAGTGCAGGTATTTGTATTTTATCTAATTTGAAATCTAAAATATCCTGCACCTCCTCCATGGCACCCAAGAACTTGTAGCTAAGTTGCGTAATCTCTTCATGCAATTTTTCCACTCGAATTAAGCAACCTTCAAGTGTTGCCAATTTCTCTAAATTTCCTATTGCATTGTCAATCAATTCATTCATATCATCGTTCAACATTTTGATCTCATCTTCAAACTCAAATAAATTCAGAATCATTGGTTGAATGAGACGGCGTTGTAGTTTTTTGAGAAAATCAATATCGCCAGTGAGCAGACAAACGAGTTCACGTTCCTTTTCGCAGGGTATACACTGAGTTTCGGCTTgcagtttaaatttttccaaatctttgaAACTGATTTTCATTGCTGGCAGCTGACTAAATTTTCTTGCTGTTTTTATATGATCATTAAGTTTGGTCTGTAATTCTTCAACTGATTTCTCAAGCTGCACAATCTCATGCAATTTGGGCGCTAGTATTGTAAGATTTTTATCGTTAAATGTGATGGGATTCGATTTGGATTTTGCCAATAATTCTGCTAAAATATCCGCTTCTATGCCTCTTAAGGAAACTGTATCCTCTTGGCAGCCAACCTTTTTGAGTATAATATCGACCAAGCCGTGTAAGGCGTGTACGCTTGTGGTGGTCAATTCAGGTGCTCCTAAGGCGATTTTTGTCAGTTCTTCGAGTGTGAATTGTGCTTTTGGTGCCATTGATTGGGTTTTGTGTTATTCCACTGATAGTTGTATGtgggttttgtttattttattatattaatttttttattcaaagttTCTTTGCTCCTTCATGCTGACGAGGGTGTCAGCGGTAACTTGATAAATGTGAAATTTTTTAGATAATTCATTGGTTAGAAGATCGCTTCTGATATATGGCCGCCTAAGCTCTACCGCGAGCTAAGGAGATGTGCTAAATTTCCCAATATGCTGAAACGAGGTTATTTCCTTGGCGATGATTTGAGTTCTCCCCTTTTTTTAGACGTAAGTTTGGAAAAATCTACCAAGATAACTCGTTTTGAAGTAATGAAAGATATTAGCTTCGGACAAGATGTATCTTTTTTATTTCAGTTTGAGTTTATGTACTAACCGTATGTATTTTAAGCCTCACTTCCACATTTTCCGGGTGTAGTACTTTTTTGCTCTTCTGAAAGGTTACCGCTTAAACCTCAAATCTCACAGCTCTCGCAATTCCACATACCTGGGACCTCATTTAGCGTTACTTGCATCTTGgatgcgcgctacgtgagctctatggcttcTGGGCTGGGCTCCTTTGCTGAAAAATGTATGCCTCACATACATGCTGACCGTATCACAGCTGTTTCTTCGGCAGTTCAATGTATTGATGCAACTTTAAGTGTCTCCTGAGCCCTTCATCGCAATGGGTGTTCGGGAATTAGTTCCCAGGCACACTTTCCGCCTGTAATGCTGCTTCACTGTAGTTGCCAGCATCGGATTGAATCCGAGGCCGATCCTGAATGTGCACCGACAATGCCGGATTGCTGATTAGATTCACTCGCAGATGTTTCATTCAGCTTCGTTCTTTTACGGCAGCTGCTACGTTGCCTACAGAAACTACGAGGACTGTGCTCTCTGGCGCGTGTAATAAAAAAACTGTCGTAATTAATACTCTTCAGGTCGaaacctagtaccgaaccctgggctgctccacctatTATTTTTACCTTTCTTTGGCCGTGGTAAGATTCGTACGTCCGCTGCCGACCGGTAACAAGTCTTTCAGATAGTACCTTACTACTTCTAGCAGATATTGGGGTACCTTGAAAAAACCGTCTAGTTCCTCGAGCATATTGTCCCAACTGACTGAGTGAATGGGGTGATTTATTGCCTTTTCAAGTGGACAACGTTTACATATAAAGTGACGATCATATCTGAAGGGTGTCACCTAGAAGGGTTTGCAGAAGTTAGTATCTCCCTTATTGTCACGAAGCTCACGGGATACTTTCCCACCTCTGAGACTAACAGTAGATCTGCCACGGATTGTGGATCTGCTGAAGTCGACGGAACTTTTTCCGCCTTTGGTCATTTTATCGCCACCAAAAGTTCTTCTGTAAAGGTGAGAaaacaaaatgataaaaaaactaaaaatttagtCCCACCACTTCACCAATTCCAAAAATGTCTCCACCCTTGGCAGCCACAGCGACGGTGCCAAGAGAACTTATTTGTCGGCAAAACAGCTTAAATCAGTCGTCCACAAGCGGTGATATGCCTAAGCATTTAGACAGAAAGTCGATGTCGACCTGTTTCTACAGGTCCATTGTGGCAAAGCTGCTAAGGAGCTCTAAGGTAACTGCTCGAATTCCTTTCTGTGAAGAATTCGTAGAGATAGCAGTTGTCAAATTTGCTACACAACCCAAGGCTTGCGGTGTTATGAACGCTCTTCCCTCCACCTGACCTCAAGGCTGCATCTTCCTCTAAACTAAGCCGCAGACGAGCTTTCTAGGCAGGACACAGTAGATTCTTCCCGACAAATAACACATAGGTTTTTCCCGTTGGTGTTGAAGGGGAGAGACGTCGatttggaagaaaaaaaaacGTGACGCAGAACGGTTCGAGTGCCAGGAACTTCATGTGCTGGCTGATTGGAATAACGCTCGAAAATCCAGATGAGAATGGCAAGATCCCAGCTAAAAAATTATAAGGCGCCAAGTAATGACGTACTACCCTCCAACTTGTTCAAACACGGAGGCAAAGAGATGATAATGAGAATTCATCAACTCCTATGCAAAGTATGGTCGAGTGCGTGCCTCCATCCACATTACCGCGGAATAAGCTTGCTTAAAACCACGTATAAGGTTCCATCTAGCATACTGTATGATATACCACAGCCCATagtcaacgaactgattggaTGTTATCAATGCGACGTCAGACCTATTAAATCTACTAACAATTAGATCTTCACGATGCGCTAGATCCTGGAGAAGATTCACGAAAAGGGAATCGACACTCACCATCTTTTTGTCGACTTAAAAGCTGTCtttgcttgtatgctgctatgtctgaatttaaattCCCTACAAACTTAATAAGCTCTgtgaaatgacgttgagcaacaccaccggCTCCGTAAAAATTGGGAATGACCACttcgagccattcgaaaccaaataaGGCTTCAGACAAGACGACTCGCTTTAacgcgatttctttaacataatgatggagaagataattctagcagcagaactaaatcGTAATGATACAATCTGGCGtatgttgatgacattgatattattggcctttaCAAAGGCGCCTTGAGTTCGAAATTCTTTGGATTAGATAAAGAGGCAAAATAAGTGGTGCTTGCCGTAAATGAGGAAAAGGCGAAGAATTTGCCGTCATCCAATAAAAAATTGGCGCATTAGCGCCTTCGCAGCCGCGCCACTCTTGACCGATATAAATTCGATACCTTAAagaatttcgtctatttgggtGTCAGAAAAAGCAAATGtcggcttagaaatcaaacggagaataactatTGCCAACGAGTGCTACTTTGgtctgagtaggcaattgaaaagtaaagtcctctctcgacgaacaaaagtcccgctctacaagtcgctcattatACCTGTCCTGTTTTATGGCtcggcaagattgattcttcgctggatttcagtgcttgccaataaatgctactttggactaggtaggcaattgaaaagtaaagtcctctctcggcgaacgaaaatcatactctacaagtcacttatcgtacccgtcctgctatatggggcagaagcatggaccatgacaacagcagatgaagcggctttgggagtgttcgagagaaaagttcttcgaaagatttatggacctctacgcgttggcgatggcgagtaccgaagaagatttaatgatgagctgtacgagctatacgcagacatcaacatagtccagcgaattaaaacgcagcggctgcgctggctaggccatgttatgcgaatgaaagatgatgctccggccaagaaagtgtttctatcggaacccgcctatggaagcagaggtagagggcggcccccactccgttggaaggaccaggtggaaatcgatttaaactcccttggtgtgaccaattggcgccggttggcggagcgaagcagTGATAGctagcgtgacttgttacgaaacatccaaaatcgcttaggcggttaagcgccaattaatgctGATGATGACTCCTCAATATCTATTTTGGGCCaatgcgaattcagtaccagtgtTGTTATCCCCACAGCTGATTTCTTCTTCCTTATTGTTTTCCATACAGGGcattgtactttaatatgtcagttaatggaaatcaattaaaattttcttttgacttggcattgttctgcacggcgaattggttgaattcgctttgctaccACCTGGCACGGATTCGCCTTGGCATAGATATGGTCTTTTACgctgtaatttaaaaattttgtgaaaaataatGAATCACCCTgtgaaagtttaaaatttcatttaagcTTTAAATAAAgagtcaaaaaatttgtcaggttTAATTTactgaaaaatttataaaaacaaaaacatagataatttatttttagtttcatACAACGCATCCAAACTCCGGACACCAGAATGACCACAAACCACATTGAAGTGACATTGGAGCAAATGCTGCAAATGGCTTTAGGCGCACCGGAAATTAAGCCAATAAATTTATCAATCTTGCATAGCTTTTTCGATATATTGCTGAAGAAGCTCGATTGCCAATATGAAAAAGTTGAAATCGATGGCTTGGACGGAGcttgttttcaaaaaatattgCACAATAGCCGAATATCACTGCTACCCTTCCAATTTGATAAAATCGAAgcaatttcaaacaaattggacaAAATGGCCAACCTAAAAGACCATCAtgcaaaattggaaaaatctTTCAAGGCCCACCTAACTCACATACGCTCgtgcaacaataaaaacaatgataAATACGATTTCAAAAATTGGGAGAAATACTCAGCATCCTGCGAATCATTATGTATCAAAACTTCTACCAGTGGCATAAATtgcaaacttttgaaaaattataattttattaaaaaaatcaaagaatTTGTTGAAGAACCATTGATTGGGCCAATTAGCGATATGCGTAGACGTATCGAATCGCTGCATGTTGAAATAATCGATTATCGACGACGCTTGAATGAGCAATGTGAACGTTTGGCTTCGATTGATGTGCTCGCCTGTAAAATCGAACAGCTGAGTCGGGTCGTTGCTGAAGAAGAGCAATTATTTATCCAAGCCATGGTCGAATTGCAGGATATGATCGATGGTAAAATGTATAAAGTTGTGTTGCCAGCACTTAAAAAGTATATACAAACTGAAActgataaaataaattatatttgcaAATTACTACAATCGAAGCCAACGTGTAGGGCAATAAAAAAGTCGGCAGCCGAAAGTTCTGCATGTCTCTCTTGCGCGGGAAAATTAATTTGCACACAACGTCCCATAATGATAGCAGCGAAGCGGCCTGCTGAACTGAAGGATGAGAAGAAACGTAAAATTGTTCAAGCGTGTAGCCGTTTCGGTCCCTGCTTGCCTAAGAACATGGAGAAGCAATTGTTGGCACGACTAAAAGTTATCGATGATGCAACAGAGGAAACGAAAATCAGCAGGGAAATGCAGCAGTCATGTTTCAAGACATCCGAAGAGTTTAAACAAATTCAAGGTAGTGATGGCGTTTACTATCGTAAGGCTTAACTGAATTTATGTAAATTAACAAtgttatgtataaaaaaattatataaaagtagaGGTCTATTTCACATATTTATGGGAAatgattattttttttatctgAGGCCAAGGCGAactcagtaccaggtgttgttatcccaacagctgctTGGATTAGCCTTGTCTGagacaaaatcaaaaatataGAAAGAAGCGCGCAAGGCGAATATTttcccaaggcgaattcagtaccagtagtggaattcactaacttttttaacgacatttgccatcgctttatttgcgaatcgataactataaagATTTCGTTATTGAGTagctattttgtatcgatattcgcttatcgacgatcagctgtgttgttaaataaacggcaagtaaattggctgcgttaaaaatcacgaaattaacatTTCTggtaattttagttaaaaaagaaaaccttaactttaattaaatactttcaaacacgaaaagttgctttatttataaataaaatggcatttgagtacttgtcGTACGTTTTATcccaagatgaagaattactaagtccatcgccagtaaacagacgccttcttagagaagtagataacccattccacatgaatgcaacggagtttcgaaagctgcatcgactaaccccagacttggctcatgatattgtaacgaattttactgcaaatcctcttatttgcaaccttctgctaagttcgaatcactaaactgttgaataatgcaaaatggcctttactaaagtactctCAAAAATACcactgctactgctcgacagatggaatgcttaaatcaaactgattctcgcgccttcactggtgtcgccttttatactgtttggtttactagttgacatttctaggcggttctgttctagaatctactagttggttatctgctataagtttctcagctataactacggatgcacaatttttatagcttctctcacagttcatgcgcgtgtgtttgtgagcgacacttccataattatattgcatatctcagataagatatctgcatgtgtttgtgcgttgcttatccgctgcgtgtacttacatatgtgtagacataatgattgaattattgatgtgcatcaagtcactgcttaga
The Eurosta solidaginis isolate ZX-2024a chromosome 5, ASM4086904v1, whole genome shotgun sequence DNA segment above includes these coding regions:
- the LOC137233490 gene encoding uncharacterized protein, translated to MAPKAQFTLEELTKIALGAPELTTTSVHALHGLVDIILKKVGCQEDTVSLRGIEADILAELLAKSKSNPITFNDKNLTILAPKLHEIVQLEKSVEELQTKLNDHIKTARKFSQLPAMKISFKDLEKFKLQAETQCIPCEKERELVCLLTGDIDFLKKLQRRLIQPMILNLFEFEDEIKMLNDDMNELIDNAIGNLEKLATLEGCLIRVEKLHEEITQLSYKFLGAMEEVQDILDFKLDKIQIPALKRYVAMTFGSLESRIRSIQNTVDCPKPPGIITSGVRCLSCGDRNVCVERGVHTMSLLPDALPHKGGTRLPRTCKCTQGDAIGALGMPVTVLDGANALSEFVRNSMKSTKSTENIGVNQVMIDKCDAICLENFSLLEGTDGKFYRKG
- the LOC137252176 gene encoding uncharacterized protein, with product MTTNHIEVTLEQMLQMALGAPEIKPINLSILHSFFDILLKKLDCQYEKVEIDGLDGACFQKILHNSRISLLPFQFDKIEAISNKLDKMANLKDHHAKLEKSFKAHLTHIRSCNNKNNDKYDFKNWEKYSASCESLCIKTSTSGINCKLLKNYNFIKKIKEFVEEPLIGPISDMRRRIESLHVEIIDYRRRLNEQCERLASIDVLACKIEQLSRVVAEEEQLFIQAMVELQDMIDGKMYKVVLPALKKYIQTETDKINYICKLLQSKPTCRAIKKSAAESSACLSCAGKLICTQRPIMIAAKRPAELKDEKKRKIVQACSRFGPCLPKNMEKQLLARLKVIDDATEETKISREMQQSCFKTSEEFKQIQGSDGVYYRKA